A genomic segment from Triticum dicoccoides isolate Atlit2015 ecotype Zavitan chromosome 1A, WEW_v2.0, whole genome shotgun sequence encodes:
- the LOC119282108 gene encoding defensin Tm-AMP-D1.2 → MASPRRMAAAPAAALLIVLLLVATETGTTKTAEARTCQSQSHKFKGACFSDTNCASVCRTENFPRGQCNQHHVERKCYCERDC, encoded by the exons ATGGCGTCCCCTCGTCGCatggccgccgcgcccgccgccgccctcctcatcgtgctcctcctcgtcgccacaG AGACGGGGACGACGAAGACGGCGGAGGCCCGGACGTGCCAGTCGCAGAGCCACAAGTTCAAGGGCGCCTGCTTCAGCGACACCAACTGCGCCAGCGTGTGCCGCACCGAGAACTTCCCCCGCGGGCAGTGCAACCAGCACCACGTCGAGCGCAAGTGCTACTGCGAGCGGGACTGCTGA
- the LOC119281003 gene encoding defensin Tm-AMP-D1.2-like: MASPRRMATAPAALLVLLLLVATEMGTVKVAEARTCESQSHNFKGACFSDTNCASVCHTENFPRGQCHQHHVERKCYCERDC; the protein is encoded by the exons ATGGCGTCCCCTCGCCGCATGGCCACCGCGCCTGCCGCCCTCCTtgtcctgctcctcctcgtcgccacgG AGATGGGGACGGTGAAGGTGGCGGAGGCCCGGACGTGCGAGTCGCAGAGCCACAATTTCAAGGGCGCCTGCTTCAGCGACACCAACTGCGCCAGCGTGTGCCACACCGAGAACTTCCCCCGCGGGCAGTGCCACCAGCACCACGTCGAGCGCAAGTGCTACTGCGAGCGGGACTGCTGA